The Argiope bruennichi chromosome X2, qqArgBrue1.1, whole genome shotgun sequence sequence TGATTTTTATTGGACTATAGGGCATACTAAATCCCCTAATAGACTTTCTGCGACTCATGTGTTAATACCTACACTATTTGGATGGATTCTTTCCGGAAACCGTTCGTTCACTACTATagcatatttttctgtttcttcagTTCACAACATCAGCTCAGAAACTTTGGTACGGGATCTGGACGATCACGTGAGACGATTTTGGGGCTTGGAAACAATTGGCATTAAAACTATGCAAGATAAAGGGATGGCTAttcataattctgaaattttaagtgattttcacaATTCATTTTGCAAAGTTGATGGCCGCCGTGTTGTAAAGTTACCATGGAAACCAGAGGTGATTCTTTCATCGAATAATTACGAAATAGCACTCAAACGATTTCAAATACTCCGTAACAAACTCTTTACTCATTCAGACTTAAGAGATATTTATACAGAACATATGCAAAATTATATCGATAACCAACATGTTGAACTTGCTGATAATTGTCCTTGCAACgaatcaaaactattttacttgCCTCATcatatattgaaaaaacaaaagaatgacgAAAAGAAATGGCGAATTGTATTTGACGCTTCTTCTCATACACCAGGACATCCTTCCTTAAATGATGCTCTTGAGCAGGGTCCGAATTTGCTTCCAGAAATATTTGCAACATTGTTACGATTTCGACTTCACAAATTCGCAATCACGAGCGACGGACGTCAAGCATTCTTGCAACTTATTTTGGATGAAGAGGATAGAAACTGTACTAGGTTCCTGTGGTTTAGGACAGAAAAGGATGCAAACGGAAAAATACATTTGCGAAATGAAATACTTACTTATCGTTTTTCACGTTTACCTTTTGGATTGACTTCTAGTCCTTTTTTGCTTTCTGCCACTCTTCGTTAATTAGTTAATATGTACTCTGATTCCTACCCTACTGCAGCTAAACACTtggagaataatattttcatggacGACTTTGTTATGGGAGTGGATACTGCTGAACAAGCAACAACTCTTTACCAAGAAATGCAAGATTTGATGACACAGATAAGTTTACCTTTGGCTAAATGGAGTACAAACTCCAAGAACCTACAGGCTATTTGGGAACTAAAGGATATCATCTTTAAATGCAATACGCAAGTATTAGGAATTAACTGGAATACCAAAGAAGACGTGTTTCATACAGATATAAACGAAAGTGTTTATCAGTTTGCTGTTCCTGCAACAAATCGTTTACTTCTTAAAATTGTATCAAAGTTGTATGATCCTTTAGGCCTCTATGCACCAGCAATAGtaattggaaaaattctttttcaaaccaCGTGGCTCATGGGAGTTCAATGAGACGAAATTCTTCTTCCAGTCATTGCCGCAAGCTTTAACAGATGGGTATCTGAAATATCATCTTTAAACAAGATACATATTCCTCGCTGGATTGGAATTTCTGCTACTTCTCACATGAGTATCCATGTCTTTTGCGATGCTTCGGAAAAGGCCTATGGTGCCGCATTATACATTTGTTTCATTGAGCTTAACGAAACAAACGTTCGCCTAGTTTGCAGTCGCAATAGACTTTCTCCACTTAAAAAGGTGACACTTCCACGGTTAGAACTTTTGGCAGCCTTACTAGGAGCTCGTTTACTTCACTATTTTTGCAAAGAAACTGGTTTAGAAAATCAAACATCAACACTTTGGAGTGATTCAACTGTTGTATTAAGTTGGATAAGAAATGATACTAATCGATGGAAAACATTCGTATGTAACCGAGTAA is a genomic window containing:
- the LOC129959773 gene encoding uncharacterized protein LOC129959773; translation: MKHSDKELVLCIFMAVTSTNNVDIITPKFTHLQTARVYVIGPTGKTKVTRCLLDGGSQSSFIHPSLIDFLQLEITSSEILNLQAFESISTNTETRRKVKFILSSIWSNSKINIQAFESSNTYAFHPSAPQPVSSFAHSQKLKLADPSDSLNDLPIEILIGADFYWTIGHTKSPNRLSATHVLIPTLFGWILSGNRSFTTIAYFSVSSVHNISSETLVRDLDDHVRRFWGLETIGIKTMQDKGMAIHNSEILSDFHNSFCKVDGRRVVKLPWKPEVILSSNNYEIALKRFQILRNKLFTHSDLRDIYTEHMQNYIDNQHVELADNCPCNESKLFYLPHHILKKQKNDEKKWRIVFDASSHTPGHPSLNDALEQGPNLLPEIFATLLRFRLHKFAITSDGRQAFLQLILDEEDRNCTRFLWFRTEKDANGKIHLRNEILTYRFSRLPFGLTSSPFLLSATLR